The following are from one region of the Periophthalmus magnuspinnatus isolate fPerMag1 chromosome 5, fPerMag1.2.pri, whole genome shotgun sequence genome:
- the pfdn5 gene encoding LOW QUALITY PROTEIN: prefoldin subunit 5 (The sequence of the model RefSeq protein was modified relative to this genomic sequence to represent the inferred CDS: inserted 1 base in 1 codon; substituted 1 base at 1 genomic stop codon) — protein sequence MAVSLTDVSLPQLETFKAQMDQEIEFLTSSIGQLKVXQTKFVEAKESLSVLNQNNKGKELLVPLTSSMYVPGTLDDVEHVLVDVGTGYYVEKSVDDAQGFLQTXIDFITKQIESIQPALQEKHTIRQGVTEVMNMKMQQLQQSQQGAQVKA from the exons ATGGCTGTGAGTCTGACAGACGTTTCTCTGCCTCAGTTAGAGACTTTTAAAGCGCAAATGGACCAG GAGATCGAGTTCCTGACCTCCTCCATCGGGCAACTCAAAG GACAGACAAAGTTTGTGGAAGCGAAGGAGAGTCTTAGTGTTTTGAACCAAAACAATAAAG GAAAGGAGTTGCTTGTTCCACTCACCAGTTCT ATGTATGTCCCTGGAACACTGGATGACGTTGAACATGTTTTAGTCGATGTCGGCACTGGGTATTATGTTGAAAAG AGTGTGGACGACGCGCAAGGGTTTCTTCAAACGTAAATTGATTTTATTACAAAGCAGATAGAGTCAATTCAGCCGGCCTTACAAGAGAAACACACAATCAGACAAG gTGTAACTGAAGTAATGAACATGAAGATGCAGCAACTTCAACAGAGCCAACAAGGAGCACAAGTCAAGGCATAA